The Silurus meridionalis isolate SWU-2019-XX chromosome 18, ASM1480568v1, whole genome shotgun sequence genome includes the window ctttataatgttcacagcctgtttcagctcctgcaccttcttctgcttctcctggattCTCTGCTGGAATTTCATCTGCTCCTCCTTCAGCTCAGTCTGTAAACAGTTATAGTTATTTAGATATTATTTTTCTCCTGCATCTCCCCCTGCTTTATACatgagctctcacacacacacggctaatGTTGTTCTAACTGTCATAGGAGAAATCAAGTCCAGTTATACTGATACACACGACCTAGTGACCTTCAAACATGGCTGTCCTGAACTTCAAACTCAAGCACATTCCATTGATAATTTTAATACTGAGACTtaggactgacacacacacacacacacacacacacacacacacacacacacacacacacacacacacacacacacacacacaaacctgttttTCAGATcgttctgctgcagctgcaaCTGTGTCATGTCCTCTGTGTTCATGCATCGTACACAGATAACAGATGAAGCTTTGGTCGGTACGACAGTAGATCTCCAGGACTTTATCATGCTCAGAGCAGATCTTCTCTTGTAGATTTCCAGAGGCTTCGATTAACTTGTGCTTCTTCCAGGAAGGAACTTCATAATGAGGTTTCAGATGAGTTTCACAAAAGGAGGCCAGACACATCAGACACGACTTGACGGCTTTGTGTTTCCTCCCGCTACAGAAATCACATTCCACATCTCCAGGTCCAGCGTAACAgtgagcaggagaagcagctcgGACTTCAGTcttcttcagtttctccaccacttcagccaGCATGTTGTTTCTGTGTAGAACAGGCCTTGGAGTGAACGTGTGTCTGCACTGAGGACAGCTGTAGACCCCCTTCTGATCCTCCTGATCCCAGCAGtcattaatacacaccttacagaaaCTGTGACCACACGGGGTAGTCACTGGATCCTTCAGGagatccagacacactggacagcTGAACTGATCCACTGAAAGCTGATCTACTGAAATACTGGCCTCTGCCATTTTAATAAACTCAcccacagacacagagagaaacagtgcAGGATGAAGACTCTTTGAGTTTCTTTTTCTCCGAAGTGAGAAGTCACTTCCTGGTTGTGTAACAGAGGAGGAGCACAAAAACAGAGCTCATGACCTTCCGCTTTTAACCGTTTCATTAACAAAATAGTTTTAGAGCAAAAGAAAACCAAACCACACTCAATTGTAGATTTGTTGGTGCAAAACTTACATCCAATTCCCAAAGCATTTATTCACATTATTCACAATGAGAAACTTTAATAAGTGAAAAgccttttacacacaaacaatgaACTGATATAATTATATCTCACAAAGATGAGtttttataaagataaatacTTACTTTAAGAACAACCGGCTCAAATCTTACACCACAATTACCACAACTGGCACATAGCAATGTAATTAACACAATGTAGTGATGCACTACATCTACATGATTATGCTACAGAGTAGAAAaatactctctttttttttttccccaggtaGGAGactttcttctttctcctgcCAGAATTGAACATCCCAAACAATTCCAGCATATACTCCTCAGCATGGGATTGAAAATACAAGTTGCGTCTATGCCATTACCAGTGCTAGATGATTAACTAGTTTTTTGTTGTTAGCAATTTATATTGTACAATGCAATTCAGCCGCTGCAGTTTAGTTGCTAAAGTCCCAAAACAATGTATAAAAACTTCTATCCActattgttagtgttaagatgggcctcacactggttctctaaacacattcctatgttatctgttcagtgtctatagggtCTTTACGATAAGAGTATGTAAGGTACATGGaaagtctttatctgggctcacatcTCTGGTTACTGtgttcttacccaatcaggaacagttttaggtcaggtttttttccagtgtgtaaatatatacttgtctgttatctgcaataaactgaagaagaacatatgcgccattctgtgtgctgtgtgattcttccctgatcagaaaaggcaccacgggcatcgtagcgcatggaaaacctctcccagaattaagttttgtttggggatgataaaaatctaacaactatacacacttatatacacatttatctgTCCAGGTTTAGCAGGttttcaaaaacattaaaaaacatattctcactgaaaataaattatGCTGTAATAATTATGCACTCGAGTTCGAATACAGATTCCCTCCTGGCAAAGTGACAACCGAAAATCCAAAATTCACTCTGGAAAAAATATAGAACcgtgtgaaaaacaaacaacagaaaacGTAGCCCCCAGGAATGGCTCCTGATGTTCCTGATGGGATGATCAGGAGACAGATGTGGAATTCCCTGATGAGCTCAGGGTCCAAGATATTCCAGGTTTAGACCCAGGAGCGTTTCTCTGAAGCGAAACATTTACAGTCCACTAGATGCTGCAGTGATCTTTGTGCGAGTCCAGTATCTGGTGGTCTGTGTAGGCCTGCTGACCACTGATGATGAAGGGGCAGGGAGGGGAAACCTGTGGAAGAGAAAACACAGGTGAGAACAGGTGTGAGGAGAGATGCATCGAAATTAGAGTTTATCTTTAATGACCTGGGTAACAGTAACTGATCTCaatcaatctttatttatatagcacctaaCATCTACCAGGTAGAACCTAGGTGCTGAACAAAGTGAAGAAGCCATGTACAAAAtagtaattaaattgaataaacataaaagtagtaaaatatacaatatcatCAAAGTGTTCTAGGCACTTCAAGCAATACATGATTAGAGGACCTGAGAGTTCGGCCATGGGTGCGTAGATGGattagtttatttaaatagGTTGGGGCCGTATAGGTGATAGGTGACAGGGTTTACTCTACTGGTTATCTGAAAACAGCCCAATGTAGCGTTGGGACAGTTTGAGGGATTCCACATAAAGGGGCAGGTTTTCTTGTTGACCCAAAAGATGCACAAGGTGGGATCAAGGTTAGTAAGGGATAGGCAGTGGGTGGAGCAGCACTGGAGGATGCCAGTGCAGGGAGACATGAATGTCTGAATGTCCTCCCAGATATTTGGCCACCAGAACCTCTTAATGAAGTCGATTGTGCAGTTTGACCCAGGATGACAGGCGAAGAACTTGGGAACGGACTGCCAGGGGGACAAACAGACAGTTTAGAATGAATCCCCCACACCACCTCTCTTCCCGGTGAGGGCCTGCCTGCCACAGACTTGTGTGACCagccattgtttaaaaaaaaaaacaaaacaaaggacaaaataaaagaacaaaacttCATAGCTAGAAGTGGTGACTTTTTTCTGCCTCCActtaagctccgcccacaaaaGACGTCACAATGAGTACAAAAGGATCTATTACACCATCATCACTACACATCTCTCAGTCTGCGCTGTGTGAGTTAAGAGAAGGTACGCACATTTTACCCGAGCAACAAAAAACGTTATTTCATACACATCTGTAATGACGCTCAAACATTCTGgtaataaagagaaaaacacgTGAAAGGTCGTTTTTAGTTACTTATTTAGAGCACATTGCCACACgtgattttttctttaattattttagcCTCAACGCATTTTATTTGAGGAATTCGTAGTGAAATTGGTCAAACCGAATTGATCCATGGCCAGCATGACTATCCAGCTGTGAGTCTGCGCATGCGCAGGAGAGCCAGCGTCACTGACATTCGTTCAACAGCACTGTAACTTACACCTGTGTGAAACATGGGGGCTTTCAAATGAATCGCTGGATCCTTGTAGTGGATGTCATGCAGGTATCGAGATTGTGGTGCTCCTGGTTTTATGAATCACCAAAACGCTGTAATAAACCCTTCCAACTTCTACACTGCGCGCGCGCGTCCATGTTGCCTAGTAGCGAACGCGCGCGATGCGGGATCACGTGGTTTTCAACAAATCCGGGTTTTATTGGTGGCTTTTAACTCTCTAGAACTCGGGGCAGAGATGAACGCGGCCCAGAGAAACTTCAGTGTATAATGTGGATGGTTTCTAAAGCCGTGGAGTCCCAATGATGCTATAAAGAGGACCTAGTTTATGTAGTTATAACCTAGTTATGTAGACTCGCTCCAACGCCGTTGAAGGAGACGCGCATGCGCAGATCAtcgttttcaattgtttttttctttttcttttacactctTAGTATTCACACACCAACTGTTACAGCTGTATTTCTTTATGATAATAAAACCTAACTCGATTATAAAGATGCgaactatttaattttaaataagaataagaataattgAAGAACTTACAGAATAAATCACAGGCTGAACTTCAAACGCATTGATGTTGTATATGAAGTGCACTACATTAGGGGTCAAGAGTCCCAACCTAAGTAGTGCacatgattagattagattagattagattagatagatagatagatagatagatagatagatagatagatagatagatagatagatagatagatagatagagatattCATTGATTCTTTTTCTGAAactgtttttatatttcacagcatcctcatcatcatcatcatcatcatcattatgttTATGTCTGATCTCCTTCCAATATATGCAAATTTCCAAAATCAGGGGTATGGTTTTCCCTTCACCCCTCATACCTACCCAAATCCTGAGCTACCAGAAGCTGGAAAAAGATTTATTTCCACCGATATGCTTTCAGGCGACCCCTGGGCCCTTTACCATGGTgcagtgtggaaaaaaaaaagtacccgTCATGAGTTCATAAGAAAGGTGAGACCTGTGATTTTCGTACTGAGCATATGTtctaaaaagtatttatataccCTGTgtagccaaaagtatgtggacacccgaccatacGGTTTGTATGTGAATCGTTTTTGAACATTCCCACGTAGtctcctgttataataataaaaacctccacttttctgggaagatgtttcactagattttcgTGGATATTTGCGATCACGTAaagaggcctgggatgcagtcagtgttcacattcaccccaaaggtgtccAATAGAATTGAAGCTctgtagcagaagatcttccactccaaccctttaaaaggaacaggtttaggttttaAGTTtaagggaagaaaagaaaaataagacgTCCCTGTGTGCCTCTGACTTGGTGAGAACAGTTCGGAGAAGAAGTTAATACGGAGGGAAAAAGTCGggcgttccaatacttttggccacatcCTGTTCGTTGTTCTATAAGACGCTGTGTTTCGTCGGTGTCGCAGGTTTTTCTGATTCTGGTGATGCAGCTGTTCGTGGTGAACTCGTTCACGGCCATGTTCACGTTCACGTGAGTGTCATTCATGTGCAGCATTAACACACAACTCATcgctattacacacacacacacacacacatgacacacgtgtgtttgtgtcctACAGCGATCCAGTGCGTCTCTTCATCATCCAGAATCCTGTGTTTTACTGGTTTTCTCTGTGAGTTCATTCCTCTATGTTAAATACAGACACAAATTTAAACCAGATcctgttgatgatgatgatgataataattataacgATGAATGTGGCGTTTTTCTCCACAGCGCCATGTTTTTCTCCGTGTACATCTTGTTGGAGTACTGTGAAAAACGGTGAGTCGATCGGCCCCGTGATGTGCCGTGTTCAGTAACGTGTGCACCAGACCACTCGGTCTAACTGTGTTTCTACACTTCTTTCTATTGCAGGAGACAGTTTCCTGTGAACCTGTTTCTCCTGCTCATATTCGTAAGTGTGGAAACGACACCAAATTCCCTCCGCTCTTGTCTTCTCTGATAAACGAGTGTAGACGATGAAACGAGCACGGCTAACTAAACTTCTCTCTTCCACAGACTCTCACTATGTCCTTTACGGCAGGAACAGTATCAAGgttagacacacaaacacacactgaatttgTACAGAATATAGCTCCACCTTCAAACTCCAGGCCACGCCCTCTCACCTGAGTCTGCTCCTGATGAGCACTCACACCAGACCCAAAGTGCTTTaggttgtgtgtatttatagatAACAGTCAAGTCAGACACCACGTTAACATCTCCTCAGGACACCATGCCATCCTGGAAGTCATTCGCTCCTGTGACCTGTTAGCTTCCTTAGTCtcataatgaatagacattcagtgtcacccacattccctttttgagtctggttcctcacaaggtttcttcctcgtaccaTCTCAGGGGGTTTTCTCCTCGCCACAGTCACTCATCGCTCGTTAGGGATAACCTTATTGGCACTTagatataaattcatattttataatcttcatctctgtaaagctgcttccgGACATGTCCATTGTTCAAACTCTATAGAAACAACACTGAATTCAATTGAATCACAGTTCGAACACAAGAAATCAACATCAAAGACAAAACACATCTCAGCTGATCAGATAAATGTGGTGTAAAAGGCGGTTGGGTTACGCCggtgtttttacacttttatatgAGAAGATTGGTTTTATATATGAAGTTATTCTTACACCCAAGATTCCTAAAGTACTTTTATACAGTTCTCTTACGGTACTCACACAGTATTTAAACTGTACTCTTACAGTACTTACAGTACTCCTACTGTACTTTTACAGTTCTCTTACAGTATTCCCACTGTACTTTTACAGTACTCCTACTGTACTTTTACAGCATGCTTACAGTATTTGTACTGTACCTTTACAATACTCTTACAGTACTCCTACTGAACTTTTACAGTACTCTCACATTACTCCTACTGTACTTTTACAGTATTCCCACTGTCATTTTACAGTACTCCTACTGTGCTTTTACAGTACTCCTACTGTGCTTTTACAGTACTCCTACTGTACTTTTACAGCACTCTTACAGTAATTGTACTGTACTTTTACAATACTCTTACAGTACTCCTACTGAACTTTGAAAGTACTCTCACATTACTCCTACTGTACTTTTACAGTTCTCTTACAGCATTCCCACTGTAATTTTACAGTACTCCTACTGTATTTTTTACAGCACTCTTACAGTACTTCTACTGTGCTTTTACAGCACTCTTACAGTATTCCTACTGTACTTTTACAGTGTTCCTACTCTACTTTTACAGTACTCTTAATCTTCCAATCTTATCATACAATACTCACAGGACTCTTGTTGTACACTTTCAGTACTCTTCTATTCTCGTGCACTACTAAGAGTACTCTTAAAGTACTCTTACAGTACACTTTCTATACTCATACTGTACTCTCACTGTACTCTtattgtaaagtgtgtgtgtgtgaaacagaacTGAATTTGATGGCGGTGTTAATTAGCAGTGTATGAAACATCACTCTCCTGATTCTTTGGTTCTAGTTATTACAAGGGGAATGGCATGCTCGTGTATCTTGGAATAATCTTGCTGGCGTGTGCGGCCATAACAGTCTTCAGTTTCCAGACCAAGGTAAATACCAGACAGGGGCTCTAAAAACACACCTTTGTTCTGCCTTATCAAATGAAACCCTGTTCAGGGTACGCCGTGTGTGAAACTGACTTCTGACTGcacaagtctgtgtgtgtgtgtgtgtgtgtgtgtgtgtgtgtgtgtgtgtgtgtgtttaggtagACCTCCTTTCCGGGACTGGTTTGGTCTGTGTTTTGAGCATTTTGCTTTTGATCACAGGCATCATCACCGCCATCATCGTCAGCATTCACCTTGTAAGTACTGACACTCGCtgtaacccacacacacagtgtaacatacacactgtaacacacacatacacagtgaaaCACACATACTGAACAAACTGTAGAACACATTTACAGAGTGTatttcctctttcctctctttaGGTTGAGTTGCAGATCATGTTGTTTGCTGCTATCTTAGCCATCTTTTACATGCTGGTGAGTTCATCTTCaatcactctgtgtgtgtgtgtgtgtgtgtgtgtgtgtgtgtgtgtgtgtgtgtgtgtgtgtgtgtgtgtgtgtgtgtgtgtgtgtgttacagtataaCTACTGCACTTTTATTGCATCTGCAAAGGTACtaagttgtaaataaatgtggagtggaaaaaaaactgcGAATGCACTGctaatgaaaatgtgtttgtatgtgaagTTCCTGGTATACAGAACTAGGACGCTGTTGGAGGGCCGGACTCGTCGCTTAAAACCGAATGAGTACGTGTTCGGAGCTCTGCATCTCTACGCCAACATCGCTCTtatcctgctgctgctgtgcaTTGGTTTCAGCTCcaattgaacacacacacaagatgcaTCTATTTGCGAAGCTTCGCTAAAGCAATTTATTTCAGTCCACTAAACAACTAACTAACCTAAACTACCCCTCTTCAATCCTCGACACTCCTGGGGCATCCACATCGTCTCCTTCTAGACAACCCTCTGCTCGAAAAGACAAGTTATAGACGCTGAAGTGCCTTGAATAAATATTTCCTttatctaatgtttttttttatttgattgatatataaatgaatgaaatcagtcctggagcaatccagagaagtactgggttgaaagccacattaCGTCTTATGAGTGTATAATTCAAATGTAATGAAGATAATATAcaaaatgagattcctacaaacatttatctgtaaCTATGCCTGgtccttttctctctccccctgtttgagagccacctgctGAACTGCTGAGGTGGCCATTCATACAGACTGCATTCATAGTaatggccaggtagccagacaagctattatACGGTTATGACCATTCATACAGACTGTATTCATATTAATGGATGGCCATTTAAACAGGCAGGAGTGTgtccaacaacacacacacacacacacacacacattttttaagcatttatattataaaaacaaacgtACAAAtcgtataaaactgtaaagggagatatattTAACTTGCAGATGTAACATAggctcagattttccatccaAATGCAGATCACCAGGTCGCCCTCAACTGTTTGTTGTATGGTGTAAGGTTgccaggtgcgtctcagtgcaCATGTGACCACTAAGAGCTTCTAAATAGTAATGAAACTAAAAACTCACCCACATGGGGAATAAAAacctcccatatatcgttagaatcatgcactcattggctacatttttcATCAATcatgtttccataatgctactggctggaaataatgTTTGAAATGTTACAAAACTTTGGCTGTTTAGGGACAAGATTCCTACTATATTTGACTTATTTTTAGTGAGTGGTCTCATTGTAACACCATAGGCTATAAAACCAtgttttgttctgtgttttaaGTTAATGTTATTCcgtaacaaataaaaacaattcctcagtccccagacgtttgcagactgttataaaaaaaagagatgtgaTTTTTGAGATGTGATGATgacatgaaatttaaaatcaacttatttttcccttaaaatgatacattttctcagtttacacatttgatatgtcatctatgttgtattatgaataaaatattgaaatttgaaacttccaaatcattgcattctgtttttattcacaatatgtACAGTGTCctaaacttttttggaatcgggtttgtatgtACGTGTTGagattgtgtgtatttatatatagcatgtatatgatgtgtatgtgtttgaatatgtatgtgtgtgttagagatacatttcagaaaatcaTCTCTGCTCTGTGGCTCTGGTAGGGAAATGATGTCAACAGCTGCAGCTGTAGAGAAGAAACTGGTAATAAAGAGAAAAGGTGTCAGGTAAATAAAGTGGCTGCAGAAAAGTATGCAGTAGAATTGCTAAGAAATAACACTTCACATAGCGAGTACAGACATTCATCATAGTATTTCTCTAGCAGGAACAGCTCTTCTTACCTTGTGGAGGGATTTTGTAAAAATTCCTCTCACAGAATTCCTTGAGTGTCTTCTTCAGATCTGGGAGATAATTTCTTACTCCATCAAATGAGAGATGTTGATGGATAGTGATGCTGGATGTGAAAGGTTTTTGTCTTTGAAATGGAGGAGACTGATGTCCAGAAGCTAAAAGCTGCAGAATACAGTTGAAACATTTGAAAAGGAACAGCACAAACAAAGCAGTTTGGAAAGTAAAAAGAACTGGATTGTAGCCCTCTacaacttttttattgttttcatatttacattaatgttcTGTCAGTAAATTACTAagcatgaacacaaatcttcaaCAAGATCAAATGGCAATAAAGTGTAAAGTCATCTGATCTCAGGAAAACACCACAGTGAGGGTTACCTGGAGGAAATGAACATCATCAacaatgtgtgtctgtgtgtgtgaaggctTCTCCAGCTCAGTGACTCTTCTCTGAAGATCAGAAATCTCCATTTGgtccatgttgtgtgtgtttctaggagcagctccgtctctgctcactgctcacctttataatgttcacagcctgtttcagctcctgcaccttcttctgcttctcctggattCCCTGCTGGAATTTCATCTGCTCCTCCATTAACTGACTCTGAGGAAAAGTATGAGGTACTTGTCAGCCAGCATATTGATTTCAATGAAGGTACATTTATGCTTCCTTGAGCTGTATTTGCTCTCCTGTGTGAGTTTATTAGTTGATAATGAGACCATAAAATGATATAGACGTTGTTATGTAGTGAAAGTTGTATTCTGTAGATTTTATAACATGGGGTTTTATTATTATGGCTGGAATTGAAGGATTTCTATTCCGGTTAGCAGGCAAATAGAACATTAAATAGCTCCCTAACAATGAATGAACCTTGTATGTGTATGAAATTTGTTATCCACCAGAGATTCTTGGAGGGAGTATGGGTGCATGAATAAGGGGTGGGGCTTAAGAGTACAATCGTAAATTGTAAATGAACTGGATGATGGTGGTACAatcttgcatgcctcccaatgTCTCAAGTCCAGAGGAGTTCAAGATCAACCTCAGCTCCACTCTTTAGTCTCCTCAATGATCTTGCTTATGTTGAGAACACAGTACTTTGTAAGTATTGGTTTTGCTTAGGGATTCAGTCAAAGCCACAGCTTGACTCCATATTAGAACATGAATGACGAGGTACCGTAAtctccggactattaagcgcacccgaatataagccgcacccgacgtgcagctcagaacacaggtgaaatgcgttttttcatgcctggttgttttcagcgtgaagaatgattctcctttcctgtagacagGATTTCATTTGTTCACCTTAAACCCGTATggcaatttaattggtctaatgttacagggctcagttttttataggcatgaagcttgtgaaaccgggaaaaaccccggaaaaatccataaattagcggcttcattgtttaagccgcgagtTTCAAAGCgtgaaaaaaagtagcggcttatagtccggaaaatacggtatattcaTTCTTAAAATTATTTAAGTTCTTACCTGTTTCTCAGCTCTTCCTCCTGAAGCTGTGACGGTGACGTGTCCTTTATGTTTATCCATCATACACATATAACATATGCAGGTTTGATCAGTTCTGCAGTAGATCTCAATCAGCTTGTTATGTTCAGAGCAGATCTTCCCTTGTAGTTTTGCTGACGCTTCAGTTAACgtgtgttttttaaagcagaaaCTTCTAGATGAGGTTTCAGATGAGTTTCACAAAATGAAACAACACATATCAGACAGGATTTGAAAGCTTTGTGTTTCCTCCCACTACAGAAATCACATTCCACGTCACCAGGTCTGGCATAACGACGAGCAGATGAAGCAGATTGGATGTCAGTcttcttcagtttctccaccacttcagccaGCATGTTGTTTCTGCATAGAATAGGCCTTGGAGTGAACGTGTGTCTGCACTGAGGACAGCTGAAGACACGCTTCTGAGACTCTTCATCCGAGTGACAattaatacacaccttacagaaaCTGTGGCCACACGGGGTAGTCACTGGATCCTTCAGGagatccagacacactggacagcTGAACTGATCCTGATCTACTGAAATACTGGCCTCTGACATTTTCTGCcattcacagagagagaaagaaggagataaatagagaaagaaagaaagccttTATCTGAATTCAGCATTTTATCTGAAAGAACTTTGAGCTTCTGTGTTGATAGTGTAAATGCGAGAATGGGTGGAGATTGAAAAGAAGGAAGACGATCAACTCCATGACCcttagatatacagtataattatgcagtaatgttatatattattacagcCTTTATTGGGACAAAATAAGATTTGGCAAATCAGTTATTACTGCACGATTGAGATTCTGAAGTCTGGTCATGAACTACTGTCCAGTCGTCCTTTTTAACTTTGACCATCACATCATTCTTTTCAGACACTTCCTCATTTCTCCTTACATTCATTACCTGGATGCCTTTATCCTGAGAGAcatacaattatcttatttgtACAGCTGATCAGTGTCCTAGTAAATTAATTTGTCTCCAGCTTCATTTTCCATCGGGGATGTGAGAACAGAAGTCCTCTTCATtaaggatgaattggaactgaCACACCACCTGCAAGAAATCAAACAAAGTGTCTGAAGTAACACTGGTGCTACTT containing:
- the LOC124401442 gene encoding protein lifeguard 3-like, producing the protein MFMSDLLPIYANFQNQGYGFPFTPHTYPNPELPEAGKRFISTDMLSGDPWALYHGAVWKKKSTRHEFIRKVFLILVMQLFVVNSFTAMFTFTDPVRLFIIQNPVFYWFSLAMFFSVYILLEYCEKRRQFPVNLFLLLIFTLTMSFTAGTVSSYYKGNGMLVYLGIILLACAAITVFSFQTKVDLLSGTGLVCVLSILLLITGIITAIIVSIHLVELQIMLFAAILAIFYMLFLVYRTRTLLEGRTRRLKPNEYVFGALHLYANIALILLLLCIGFSSN